Proteins from a genomic interval of Zingiber officinale cultivar Zhangliang chromosome 2A, Zo_v1.1, whole genome shotgun sequence:
- the LOC122041566 gene encoding two-component response regulator ARR2-like: protein MLDSGGAAAAAPAEFPAGLRVLLVDDDPTCLMILDRMLRKCLYHVTTCSRAAAALKILRERKGCFDLVLSDVYMPDMDGFKLLEHIGLEMDLPVIMMSSDDHKDVVMKGVTHGACDYIIKPVRMESLKNIWQHVVRKKRNGSKELENSGSLEDNDRQRGGVDEGDNASSACAGSWKSVKRKKEEVKDDDEDDDEEEALEEHEDPSHSKKPRVVWSVDLHQKFVNAVNQLGVDKAVPKKILELMSVVGLTRENVASHLQKYRLYLRRVSMPQHQGRLDSHFASGHDASYDPVSLIDGFDVPGLAVVSQIPPQGRAAIHPGPRSNMNVGISASSVNQFGLIASGIQIANASNMVSSSAQQMNNKRMSNPQTPSNNIQLSQFGQTPSAVQPYGSMNLQFGKGMPNFLTSSSQPSSFSLPGGTMSGQMNVSLTMHQAQHLHQFSLSQQRSNINIPHSSGQVLNNNASHSSRLSSALTLQTSSNESSNHILGQLRVSTSITSLPANYIKSPFSASRRDLYVDGQSSFVNGLSGSSYPSASGVGVSQQTASFQSFSSNHDLKGKFDNVTAFNTISEHQNKGHEWKLQRVNLPYQTGHIFGLEQSNLLSHSSLMSHHNSAATATNRDNNTGATVKDKITSLTNDINVEKRTSVAQHRNVYIDDNSVRLNYGVSPDMSYQDVYLDDMQNELMSVVAKQDPS, encoded by the exons ATGCTGGATTCGGGTGGAGCCGCTGCGGCGGCGCCGGCGGAGTTCCCAGCTGGCCTCCGGGTGCTCCTCGTCGACGACGACCCCACCTGCCTCATGATCCTCGACCGGATGCTCCGCAAGTGCCTCTACCACG TGACGACTTGCTCCCGGGCGGCGGCGGCGCTTAAAATTCTACGCGAGAGGAAGGGGTGCTTCGATTTGGTACTCTCCGATGTTTACATGCCCGACATGGACGGGTTCAAGTTGCTGGAGCACATCGGGCTGGAGATGGATCTCCCTGTCATCA TGATGTCTTCGGATGACCATAAAGATGTTGTCATGAAAGGTGTCACCCATGGTGCATGTGACTATATCATAAAGCCGGTTAGGATGGAGTCGTTGAAGAATATATGGCAGCATGTGGTGAGGAAAAAGAGAAATGGATCGAAGGAGTTGGAAAACTCGGGGAGCCTCGAGGATAATGATAGGCAGAGAGGGGGTGTGGATGAGGGAGACAATGCTTCCTCTGCGTGCGCAGGGAGTTGGAAGAGTGTGAAGAGGAAAAAGGAAGAAGTGAAGGATGATGATGAGGATGACGACGAGGAGGAGGCGTTGGAAGAGCATGAAGACCCTTCGCATTCCAAGAAACCCAGGGTTGTGTGGTCTGTTGATCTCCACCAAAAATTTGTGAATGCTGTCAATCAATTGGGCGTCGACA AAGCTGTGCCGAAGAAAATCCTTGAGTTGATGAGTGTGGTCGGACTTACTAGGGAAAATGTTGCAAGTCACTTGCAG AAATATCGCCTGTATTTGAGGAGAGTGAGTATGCCGCAACATCAGGGAAGACTGGATTCACATTTTGCAAGCGGCCACGATGCGTCGTATGATCCAGTGAGTTTGATTGACGGATTCGATGTTCCAGGGCTCGCTGTTGTTTCTCAGATTCCACCACAAGGACGAGCAGCAATACATCCAGGACCGAGAAGTAACATGAATGTCGGCATCAGTGCATCATCTGTCAATCAATTCGGTCTCATTGCCTCTGGTATACAAATTGCAAATGCATCCAACATGGTTTCCTCATCGGCGCAGCAAATGAACAACAAACGGATGAGCAATCCCCAAACACCTTCTAACAACATTCAATTAAGTCAATTTGGGCAGACACCCTCAGCTGTTCAACCATATGGAAGCATGAATCTACAGTTTGGCAAAGGAATGCCAAACTTTCTTACATCTTCATCACAACCATCGAGCTTCTCATTACCCGGCGGCACAATGAGCGGACAAATGAATGTGTCTTTAACCATGCATCAGGCTCAGCATTTGCATCAATTTTCTCTCTCTCAGCAAAGGAGCAATATCAATATCCCACATTCGAGCGGACAAGTATTGAACAACAATGCAAGTCATAGTTCTAGACTCTCGTCTGCCTTGACACTGCAAACCTCTTCAAATGAGAGTTCAAATCATATTTTAGGACAGCTCCGTGTTAGTACGAGCATCACGTCCTTGCCTGCCAACTACATTAAGTCGCCATTTAGTGCATCTCGTCGCGACCTTTATGTCGATGGACAGAGCAGCTTTGTGAATGGATTATCTGGAAGTTCCTATCCTTCTGCAAGTGGTGTTGGAGTTTCACAACAGACGGCAAGTTTCCAATCGTTCAGTAGCAATCACGACCTGAAAGGAAAATTTGACAATGTGACTGCTTTCAACACCATCAGTGAACATCAAAACAAGGGCCATGAGTGGAAGCTGCAAAGAGTTAATCTTCCATACCAAACAGGCCATATCTTTGGCCTCGAGCAAAGCAATCTACTGTCTCATTCTTCGCTAATGAGCCATCACAATTCAGCTGCTACTGCGACTAATAGGGATAACAACACCGGTGCTACAGTTAAAGACAAAATAACATCTCTAACAAATGATATCAATGTCGAGAAAAGAACAAGTGTTGCGCAGCACAGAAACGTATATATTGATGATAACTCAGTCAGATTAAATTATGGAGTCAGTCCAGACATGAGTTACCAAGATGTGTATCTCGATGATATGCAAAATGAACTCATGAGTGTCGTTGCAAAACAG GATCCATCCTGA
- the LOC122041567 gene encoding acetate--CoA ligase CCL3-like, whose protein sequence is MAEADIDDLPRNDANHTALTPLWFLDRAALVHPNRLSVVHGSRRFTWAETYRRCRRLASALHARSIGHGKTVAVIAPNIPAIYEAHFGIPMAGAVLNTVNIRLNAATIAFLLGHSSATVLIVDQEFFKLAEEALKILAEEKRAAFKPPLLIVVGDETCDPGSLKYAVGKGAIEYERFLESGDPEFAWKPPKDEWHSIALGYTSGTTSSPKGVVLHHRGAYLMALSCALIWNMTEGAIYLWTLPMFHCNGWCYPWTLAALCGTSICLRQVTAKAVYSAIANLGVTHFCAAPVVLNSLVNAPPSDTILPLPRTVNVNTAGAAPPPSVLADMTKLGFRVTHTYGLSETFGPSVVCAWKPEWDQLPLDERARVHSRQGVRYVGLEGLDVVNLKTMAPVPADGTTLGEIVMRGNVVMKGYLKNPKANAEAFANGWYHSGDIGVKHPDGYIEVKDRAKDIIISGGENISSLEVESLLYMHPAILEVSVVARPDEQWGESPCAFVTLKNGTDSSNEQALAEDIIKFCRQKMPAYWVPKSVVFGQLPKTATGKIKKHELRTKAKAMGPVKKSRL, encoded by the exons ATGGCGGAGGCGGACATCGACGACCTTCCCAGGAACGACGCCAACCATACGGCCCTCACGCCGCTCTGGTTCCTCGACCGCGCTGCCCTCGTCCACCCGAACCGCCTCTCCGTTGTCCACGGCTCCCGCCGCTTCACCTGGGCCGAGACCTACCGGCGGTGCCGCCGCCTCGCCTCCGCCCTGCACGCCCGCTCGATCGGGCACGGCAAGACG GTAGCTGTAATTGCACCCAACATTCCGGCTATCTACGAAGCTCATTTTGGCATTCCAATGGCCGGAGCAGTCCTCAACACTGTGAACATTAGGCTAAACGCTGCTACTATCGCATTTTTGCTAGGCCATTCTTCCGCAACTGTTCTTATAGTGGACCAAGAGTTCTTCAAACTAGCTGAGGAAGCTCTCAAGATTTTAGCTGAGGAAAAGAGAGCAGCTTTCAAGCCTCCTTTGCTTATCGTTGTCGGCGATGAAACCTGTGATCCTGGCTCTCTCAAATACGCTGTAGGAAAAGGCGCAATCGAGTATGAAAGATTTCTGGAGTCCGGTGACCCTGAATTTGCCTGGAAGCCTCCGAAGGATGAGTGGCATAGCATTGCACTGGGCTACACTTCTGGGACAACATCGAGTCCTAAGGGAGTGGTACTGCATCACCGTGGCGCTTATCTAATGGCTCTCAGCTGTGCTTTGATATGGAACATGACTGAAGGAGCCATCTACTTGTGGACTTTGCCGATGTTTCACTGCAACGGATGGTGTTATCCTTGGACCTTGGCTGCTCTTTGTGGGACGAGCATATGCCTGCGTCAG GTGACGGCCAAGGCTGTGTATTCGGCAATAGCCAATCTAGGTGTCACCCACTTCTGTGCTGCCCCGGTTGTCTTAAACTCGCTTGTCAATGCACCTCCAAGCGACACTATTTTGCCTCTCCCTCGTACGGTTAATGTCAATACTGCTGGTGCTGCTCCGCCACCATCAGTCCTCGCAGATATGACCAAACTTGGCTTCCGAGTTACTCACACGTATGGCTTGTCAGAGACCTTTGGCCCGTCAGTTGTCTGTGCATGGAAGCCTGAGTGGGACCAGCTTCCACTTGATGAAAGGGCGCGTGTCCACTCCCGCCAAGGCGTCCGCTATGTCGGCTTGGAAGGCCTTGATGTGGTGAATTTGAAAACCATGGCGCCGGTCCCTGCAGATGGCACCACCCTCGGTGAAATTGTCATGCGAGGGAATGTTGTCATGAAGGGATACTTGAAGAACCCAAAGGCAAATGCTGAGGCCTTCGCCAATGGTTGGTACCATTCCGGTGACATAGGCGTGAAGCATCCAGACGGATACATAGAAGTCAAGGACCGCGCGAAGGACATCATCATCTCCGGGGGCGAGAACATTAGTAGCTTAGAGGTGGAGAGTCTTTTGTACATGCACCCTGCGATACTCGAGGTCTCAGTGGTGGCTCGACCGGATGAACAGTGGGGGGAGTCCCCTTGTGCATTTGTAACCTTGAAGAACGGCACTGACTCATCGAATGAGCAGGCATTGGCAGAGGACATCATCAAGTTCTGCCGTCAAAAAATGCCGGCctattgggtccccaagtctGTCGTCTTCGGGCAGCTGCCGAAGACAGCCAccgggaagatcaagaagcaCGAACTGAGGACAAAGGCGAAAGCCATGGGACCGGTCAAGAAGAGCAGGCTGTAA